A genomic window from Nicotiana sylvestris chromosome 11, ASM39365v2, whole genome shotgun sequence includes:
- the LOC104243508 gene encoding protein CRABS CLAW — translation MSSSSPSSASSCVNLEAADRNSMDLVQSSEHLCYVRCSFCNTVLAVGIPYKRLLDTVTVKCGHCSNLSFLSTRPPLQGQCFDHQTALQHQAFFSDFKKGQSSSSSSSEPSSPKAPFVVKPPEKKHRLPSAYNRFMKDEIQRIKAANPEIPHREAFSAAAKNWARYIPNTPNGTLAESSNNA, via the exons ATGTCTTCCTCTTCTCCTAGTTCTGCTAGCTCTTGTGTCAACTTGGAAGCTGCTGATAGAAACTCCATGGATTTGGTTCAATCTTCTGAACATCTTTGTTATGTCCGTTGCAGCTTCTGCAACACTGTTCTTGCG GTTGGAATTCCATACAAGAGGCTGTTGGATACAGTGACAGTGAAATGTGGGCATTGCAGTAACCTTTCCTTTTTAAGCACAAGACCTCCACTTCAAGGCCAATGTTTTGATCACCAAACCGCTCTTCAG CATCAAGCTTTCTTCAGCGATTTCAAGAAGGGCcagtcttcatcttcatcttcaagtGAACCCTCGTCTCCAAAGGCACCTTTTGTTGTAAAAC CTCCTGAGAAGAAGCACAGGCTTCCATCTGCCTACAATCGGTTCATGAA GGATGAGATACAACGCATCAAAGCAGCAAATCCAGAGATTCCTCACCGAGAGGCTTTCAGTGCAGCAGCTAAAAAT TGGGCTAGGTACATTCCTAATACTCCAAATGGGACCTTGGCTGAGAGCAGCAACAAT GCCTAG